ACAACACGCACCCGCCTCCAACCATTCACGCGTTGTGCGTTCCATCACTTTCAACTCATCGGCGGTTGCTGGGCGCGGCTCCCATCCCATCGCACCGAGCCGAACGGCGCAGTGCGGCACCTGCGGATAAAGGTTCGCTGGGATCCGTCCATCAAATATGCTGAGATATTCATCTGGTGTTTGCCAATTGAGTGGGACCTCCGCATCGCCATAAGCGAATTGCGTGTAGTGCCACATCTCTTGTGCCTGTTTTGGTGATAAAGGTGCCCATCCGAAGCCGTCTGGTGCCGCTAAATGCGTCGTCACACCTTGGCTGACAGCGGCAAATTGATCCCGACCGCCGAGTAGGGCGATTTCAGAATGTACGTGCACATCGACAAAACCGGGGCAGACAACCTGTGCCTCCGCCGAAATCCGACGCGGTGTCTCAGCTGCCGAAAGGTCACCGATGGCGGCAATCTCGTCCCCCTGAATGCCGATATCTGCGATAAACGGTTCCCGTTCACCCGTTCCGTCAACGATGTTTCCGCCCGCAATAATCGTATCAAATCTCATAGGCTGCTCCTCCATTGTAGCGTTAGTCTATCACGAGGAGCAGTGTATGTCAACACCGGACAGGGCTATTTTCGGGTCATTTAATTTTCCCAATTTCCCTTTGACAAAAAAACCGAGGACTGATACAATAGGAGTCGATATTTAACCCAATTATTTAACTGAGGCGACCCTACCCCAAGATAGGAGGAGAACCCGTGCGTCAAGCCTGCACCTATATCAAGACGTTGCTTGCAACTCCACATTCCACATTCGGGATCGTTCTGCTGTCGCTGACGATTGTCGTGAGCGGTTGTAGTGAGACCTCTTCCGGCGGAAGCGGTTTCACCGATGTAGGACGAGACGAACCGATGATTGTGGATTCTGTCTTGGCAATTAGTGTCTTCGAGGATAGACCCGACGGCATCACGACCACCTTCTCCGCTGGGATCAACGACCAGGTGTTTTTATGGATCTTATGGGCTAACATCACAGAACACCACACCGTTAAAGTTTCATGGTTCTCACCCGAAGACGATTTGGACGATCCACCATTTCAGACAGAGCAACAATCCCTCACCTCAACAACCGGCGATAAAATTACGTGGTTTTACATCGACTTGCCAGACATTACCGGCGAATGGTTCGTTGAAATCTACTTAGACGACGACCTCTTTGAACGAAGCCATGTTTTCTGGGTGAAATAACACAGATGATTCCCGACTCACATCCTGGGAGGAGGAAAACCATGGATAAACTCAAAATCGCGCATATCGGCACTGGCAGACGTGGTGCCGGAACCTACCTTCCCCTTATCTCGAAATTGACGGATGACCTTGAACTCGTCGCCGTTTGCGATCCACGCGAAGAGAGCGTCGCTGAACAGGGTGAAAAATACAGTGTCCCCGCCTACACAGATACCGAGCAGATGTTGGAAACAGTGAAACCTGACATTTGCGCAATTGTGATTACACCCAGCAACAATCACATTCCAGGACTTCTCTGCTCCGAGCGTGGGATTAGTTACTGCACCGAAACACCGATTGACACCGATCTCGGATGGGCAGACAAGATGATAGCGTCCGCACAAGCGAACCGCACAAAACTGGAAGTCAATGAAAATTACTACCGCGTCCCTTCAGAGCGGATAAAACGGGAGATGATTCTCGCGGGGGTTTTCGGGAAAGTCAACGCCGCTTATAACGACTTTCGAGGGCACGGCTATCACGGCATTGGGCTCATCCGTAGCTACGTCGGTTTCGACAATGAACCCGTT
The genomic region above belongs to Candidatus Poribacteria bacterium and contains:
- a CDS encoding Gfo/Idh/MocA family oxidoreductase, whose translation is MIPDSHPGRRKTMDKLKIAHIGTGRRGAGTYLPLISKLTDDLELVAVCDPREESVAEQGEKYSVPAYTDTEQMLETVKPDICAIVITPSNNHIPGLLCSERGISYCTETPIDTDLGWADKMIASAQANRTKLEVNENYYRVPSERIKREMILAGVFGKVNAAYNDFRGHGYHGIGLIRSYVGFDNEPVQVYGFRKGYNVQDHVWRQGQPKRDTEDWQHAVIEFADGAVGIFNFSSLSYGSPLRGFNGSKFYAERGMCFRDDAVILTETADAQRAIHISRRTNTVNGYETLAALVADTDPEVVWENPLQNYPLSDSEITVASELMSLVNAVRNDTEPEYGAYNGRKDQEIDVAMARSWANNGAPVTFPFEYDAR